One window from the genome of Bacilli bacterium encodes:
- a CDS encoding DUF523 domain-containing protein — protein MMEKILVSACLVGINCRYDGRSKINGDIESLREYFDFILICPEVEGGLPTPRAPSERNGEKVINSLGADNTSFFLQGAHKALKLAQANNVRFALLKSRSPSCGLGLIYDGTFSKTLAPGNGVTADLLLAHGIEVFSEDQIEDLLCKIQLSEK, from the coding sequence ATGATGGAAAAGATTTTAGTATCGGCATGCCTAGTTGGAATTAATTGTCGCTACGATGGCCGGAGCAAAATCAACGGGGATATTGAATCCTTAAGAGAATATTTTGATTTTATATTGATTTGTCCGGAAGTTGAAGGCGGCCTACCAACGCCCCGTGCTCCCAGCGAAAGAAATGGCGAAAAAGTTATCAATTCACTAGGCGCGGATAATACTTCTTTCTTTTTACAGGGAGCGCACAAAGCTTTAAAGCTTGCTCAGGCCAATAACGTCCGTTTTGCGCTTTTAAAAAGTAGGTCACCGTCATGTGGCTTAGGGCTGATATATGACGGCACATTTAGCAAAACATTGGCCCCGGGGAACGGAGTGACAGCCGATCTGCTGCTCGCTCACGGAATAGAAGTTTTTTCGGAAGATCAAATTGAGGATTTGTTATGCAAAATTCAACTGTCAGAAAAATGA
- a CDS encoding ECF transporter S component, producing MQNSTVRKMTLIALLAAVTYLATAFLRVPYAGNQGYLNFGDAIILFAACFIDPISGGIVGVIGAGLADFTFGYIQFLPFTIVIKFVMGLIAGFFYRYGKGFVRYVGIVISSLIMVIGYAFAYYLLYGGWGAVVAYSPFDIVQAVVAVIMGLILIFTAKKVRLMRESDN from the coding sequence ATGCAAAATTCAACTGTCAGAAAAATGACTTTAATCGCTCTTTTAGCCGCCGTTACCTACCTTGCTACTGCATTTTTGCGAGTGCCCTATGCCGGGAACCAAGGCTATTTGAATTTTGGGGATGCCATAATTCTTTTTGCTGCCTGCTTTATCGATCCGATATCGGGAGGAATTGTCGGCGTCATCGGAGCCGGATTGGCGGATTTTACGTTCGGATATATTCAATTCTTACCTTTCACCATTGTAATAAAATTTGTCATGGGTCTTATTGCCGGCTTTTTTTACCGCTACGGAAAGGGATTTGTTCGCTACGTAGGCATTGTTATCTCGAGTTTGATTATGGTCATCGGCTATGCATTTGCCTATTACCTTTTATACGGAGGCTGGGGAGCGGTTGTCGCTTATTCGCCTTTTGATATCGTGCAAGCGGTCGTTGCCGTTATTATGGGTTTAATATTGATTTTCACTGCCAAAAAAGTTCGCCTTATGCGCGAGAGCGATAATTAA
- a CDS encoding M42 family metallopeptidase — MNKEERLLLLKEVSEVRGISGNEREVSRLIQRYLKDDVDHFEFDNLGSTLAYLPGEKGEPTVLFTAHMDEIGFMVLRIEESGLIRLGNVGGWWGHVIPAHEFVVKTRDGHEYVGVTGAQPPHGMPADQKNKVMDLKDMYLDLGVDSRKQVEDMGIRIGDTVTPLQSFRVMNNGTALLGKAWDDRASVAVGIEVIKNLKARGHRCNVVFAGTVQEEVGLRGAGTAAYHVKPDIAFATDVTMSYDLPGAPNSPSRLGAGVALSIMDSSVIAHRGLFDWVESIAQERKIKYCYDLLTAGGTDSGAIHKQFDGIVNMTVSLPCRYFHSHVSIIDYNDYVAMVDLMTEAIARIDKEVVVSLKESKH; from the coding sequence ATGAATAAAGAAGAAAGATTACTTTTACTTAAAGAAGTCTCGGAAGTTCGGGGAATTTCCGGGAATGAAAGGGAAGTAAGCCGTTTGATTCAGCGGTATTTGAAGGATGACGTCGATCATTTTGAATTTGATAATCTCGGCTCTACTTTAGCCTATTTACCGGGAGAAAAAGGAGAACCGACCGTTCTTTTTACCGCCCATATGGATGAGATTGGTTTTATGGTCCTACGCATTGAGGAAAGTGGACTTATCCGCCTCGGCAATGTCGGAGGGTGGTGGGGTCACGTGATACCGGCGCATGAATTTGTTGTTAAAACACGGGATGGTCATGAATACGTCGGAGTTACTGGGGCACAGCCTCCGCATGGGATGCCCGCCGATCAAAAAAACAAGGTCATGGATCTCAAAGATATGTATCTTGATTTAGGTGTTGATAGCCGAAAACAGGTTGAAGATATGGGAATCAGAATCGGCGACACCGTCACTCCCCTGCAAAGTTTCCGCGTGATGAATAACGGAACCGCGCTTCTTGGCAAAGCCTGGGACGATCGGGCGAGCGTAGCCGTCGGCATTGAAGTTATTAAAAATTTAAAAGCTCGCGGCCATAGATGCAACGTTGTTTTTGCTGGAACCGTTCAAGAGGAAGTAGGTTTGCGGGGGGCGGGAACTGCCGCTTATCATGTTAAACCCGATATTGCCTTTGCAACCGATGTTACAATGTCCTACGATTTACCGGGGGCCCCTAACTCACCTTCGCGTTTGGGAGCGGGAGTGGCTCTTTCCATTATGGATAGTTCAGTCATCGCGCATCGCGGTTTGTTTGATTGGGTGGAATCAATTGCCCAGGAAAGAAAAATTAAGTATTGCTACGATTTATTGACCGCCGGCGGAACGGATAGCGGCGCTATCCATAAACAATTTGATGGCATAGTGAATATGACGGTAAGTTTACCTTGTCGTTACTTCCATAGTCACGTGAGTATCATCGATTATAATGATTATGTGGCGATGGTCGACTTGATGACAGAAGCCATCGCGCGTATTGATAAGGAAGTTGTTGTTTCGCTAAAGGAATCGAAGCACTGA
- a CDS encoding dUTP diphosphatase, whose protein sequence is MSEVFALNLLFSKQSELDRRIHADKNVDYASTLVKRKLALLVELGEFANATRTFKFWSTKTGESKERLLDEYADVLHFLLSLGLAKNLKVEQIEFLEPRTNVLSTLILDVYQKFETFFIKESLAEYKAAFASFLTISKAINFSESDIIDAYLKKNAENFKRQDNNY, encoded by the coding sequence ATGAGCGAAGTCTTTGCCCTCAATCTGCTGTTTTCTAAACAAAGCGAGTTGGATAGGCGAATTCATGCCGATAAAAATGTTGATTATGCATCGACATTAGTTAAAAGAAAACTCGCTCTTCTGGTTGAACTCGGTGAATTTGCCAATGCCACGCGCACTTTTAAATTTTGGTCTACCAAGACCGGTGAGTCGAAAGAACGACTATTGGATGAGTACGCGGATGTTCTACACTTTTTGCTTTCGTTGGGACTGGCTAAAAATCTTAAAGTTGAACAAATTGAATTTTTGGAGCCGAGAACAAATGTTCTCTCAACGCTTATTCTTGATGTCTATCAGAAGTTCGAGACATTTTTTATCAAGGAATCTCTAGCGGAGTATAAGGCTGCTTTCGCTTCTTTTTTAACGATATCCAAGGCAATAAATTTTTCTGAAAGCGATATCATAGACGCCTATTTAAAAAAAAATGCCGAGAATTTTAAACGTCAAGACAATAATTACTGA